CGACCCGGGCGCGCAAGGTCTGGGTTACGGGAGCCTATTGCTGGCGTTCGCGCAAAGCCAGGCCACCCATGGCGTCATCCGTCTCTACACCAACGAAGCAATGACCGAAAATATTGCGCTGTACGCCCGCAAAGGCTATACGCAAACCCATCGCGCCGAGGAAAACGGCCTGCGCCGGGTCTACATGCAGAAAGACCTCGGCGCTTCTCACTGAAGGAGCTCCCATGGAAAACACCTGGCTCGCCCAAGCCAAGCGCTTGCAAGCATTGGCCTCCACGGGGCTGCACTTTTGCACCGATGACTTCGAACGCGAGCGCCTCGAAGAAATCGCCCAGATTGCCCACAGCATGCTCGCGCAGTTGGGCGAGGTGCCGCTGGAACGCATCAGCGGGTTGGTGCCGGATTTTGCCAAGCGCTATTCGACGCCGATGATTGATGTGCGCGGCGCGGTAATCGACGGCGACCGGATCCTGTTGGTGCGTGAACTGACAGATGGCTGTTGGGCGCTGCCCGGCGGTTATGCGGACATTGGCCTCTCGGCGGCTGAAAA
This genomic window from Pseudomonas sp. Bout1 contains:
- a CDS encoding NUDIX hydrolase; protein product: MENTWLAQAKRLQALASTGLHFCTDDFERERLEEIAQIAHSMLAQLGEVPLERISGLVPDFAKRYSTPMIDVRGAVIDGDRILLVRELTDGCWALPGGYADIGLSAAENIIKEIHEEAGLTVTARALYSVTHKAKGLYRPDIRDFYKLYFLCERVDQRAPMAGFETTEVGFFRLDELPPLSRGRTIESDLEAAFAFHRGETTHTLFD